The Mucilaginibacter rubeus genomic interval TATGTAAATTCTGAGCAAGCTGGGCGCCCAATGCTGTCAAAAGATAAAGACCCTCGAATTACGCAATGGGGCTCATTCTTACGCAAATCAAGGTTAGACGAGCTACCTCAATTCTGGAACGTTCTGAAAGGCGACATGTCTATAGTGGGTCCGCGACCAGAGCGTCAATATTTTATTGAGCAGCTAATAGAGGAATCGCCTAATTACCATAAGTTATTCAAACTTAAACCAGGCCTTACTTCTATAGGCCAGGTAAATTATGGCTATGCAGAAAACGTTCAGGAAATGCGTGACCGTGTTCGCTATGACCTCATTTATTTGAAAAATATAAATTTCAACAACGATTTAGGCATCATTTTTCAAACCATACGAGTTATGGTTCAGCTTAAAGGCAAATAAGAAACAATTTAATCGGGCATATAATCCCCGAACTTATTCAACAATTTCAGGACAGAGCAGGATAGTTTAATCACTATCCTGCTTTATTTTTAACAACCAACTTCCTGATTGAACCTTCACATCAAATTATGAGAACACCATTTCTTATCGGGTGCCTTTTATTTTCATGGTATACTACATCGGCACAAATAGCTATAAAAAATCTTTTGACCGAAAACCTGAAAAACCCAATCTGTATTGATGCACAAAATCCACGCTTCAGTTGGCAGCTTACCGAAAAATATAACAAAGCAGTCATACAACAAGCCTACGAATTACAAGTAGATTCAAGCACGTTTGATAACAAAAGTCATTCACCATTATGGTCCAGCGGCAAAATAAACTCCGACCAATCCGTCTATATCCCCTATTCCGGCAAATTATTGCTATCGGGCCGCAAGTATTTTTGGCGGGTACGAGTTTGGGATACTAAGGGAGTTGTTTCGGCCTGGAGTGAACAGGCGTTTTGGAAAATGGGATTGTTATCAACTCCAGATTGGCATGCTCAATGGATTGTACCGGCATCAAATGATACCGTTAATGCCGCTGCCCCGTTGCTCAGAAACAACTTTTCGCTAAATAAAAAAGTTCTGGAAGCTACCGCTTACATAAGTTCGCACGGGTTTTATGAGGCGCAGCTAAATGGCCATAAAATAGGCGACAGCTTCCTTACCCCTGGATGGACAAGCTATAACAAACGATTACAATACCAGGCCTACGACGTTACCTCATTACTAACCGAAGGAGAAAATGCCATTGGTGTCACACTTGGAAGCGGTTGGTACCGAAGTCCGCTGGGCCCATATACCCCGAGAGCTAATTTCTACGGCGATAAAACAGCCCTTTTAATGGAAATCAGAATTGTATTTACTGATGGTTCAACAAAAATTATATCGTCAGACAAGAACTGGAAATCATCAACAGGGGCTTTGCGCTTTGCCGAGATCTACAATGGCTGCATCATCGATAGCCGGCTGGAAAAATCCGGATGGACTAATCCTGCTTTTAATGATCAGGATTGGCTTCCGGTGCGTGTAATGGCCTATCCTAAAAACACGCTTACAGCTACATATAATGAAACGGTAAAACAACACGAGGTATTTAAACCGATAAAAATCATAACCACTCCACGTGGCGAAAAAGTTATTGATTTTGGGCAAAATCTGGTTGGATGGGTTAAAGTTACGCTCAAGGGACATGCAGGAGATTCTATCAAAATTGCTCACGCGGAGGTACTCGATAAGGCCGGCGAGTTTTATACAGAAAACCTGCGAGCGGCAAAAGCTGAGAATATCTACATATTAAAAGATACTGTCAAACGCACCTTTGAGCCCCAATTTAGCTGGCAAGGGTTTAGATATATCAAAATCAAGGGTATTAAAGGCCCCTTAAATCCTGATGATTTTACCGCGGTAGCTATCTACTCAGATATGAAAGCTTCCGGTAGCTTTTCCTGCTCTAATCCGCTGCTCAATCAACTACAGCATAACATCCAATGGGGGCAAAAAGGAAATTTCCTGGATGTGCCTACGGATTGCCCGCAACGTGACGAGCGTTTAGGTTGGACGGGCGATGCACAGGTGTTTTCACGTACTGCTGCATTTAATATGGATGTGCATAATTTCTTCACCAAATGGCTAAAGGACGTTGCCGCCGATCAGTATAAAAGTGGCAGCATTCCCTACGTGATCCCTGATGTATTTACTAATGGCACAGATGAGGTTGGAGGCAGTTCGGGATGGGGCGATGTGTCAACTATTATCCCGTGGAATATGTACTACGCCTATGGAGATAAAAAAATATTGGAAAACCAATTTCAAAGTATGAAAGCCTGGGTCAATTATATCCAAAAACAAACCAGGAATGGTTTATGGGTAACGGGTAACCATTTTGGCGACTGGCTGTTTTACAGCGTTAATGACGATAGGGACGGAATATCCGCCATAACCAATAAATACCTGATCGCCCAGTGTTTTTATGCCTATTCAACCCGAATACTGACCAATAGCGCCAAAGTGTTAAATAAAAAGGCCGATGAAGAATATTATGCAAAACTGTTAACTCAAATAAAACAGGCTTTTGTAAACGAATATGTTACCGCTAATGGCCTAATTTCATCCGATACACAAACAGCTTATGTGTTGGCCCTGGAGTTTGATATGTTACCGGTTAATTTACGACAACAGGCGGCGGCACGGCTTGTTAAAAATATTGAATTATATCACGGTCATTTAACAACGGGCTTTCTGGGGACTCCCTATCTTTGCGACGCGTTAAGCAAATTTGGCTATGCCGACGTAGCTTATAAATTACTATTACAAGACACCTATCCTTCCTGGTTATATCCAATTAAACAGGGAGCTACTACCATTTGGGAAAGATGGGACGGCATTAAAACCGATGGCAGTTTTGAAGAGCCATCCATGAACTCTTATAATCATTACGCTTACGGCGCCATTGGCGATTGGATGTACCGTAACATAGCCGGTATAATGCCAGCAGCTCCCGGCTATAAAAAGATAATAATCAAACCGGTAATTGGGGGCGGCCTTTCATGGGCCGAAGGAAAATATGAATGCCCCTACGGAAGTATCTCCTGCAAATGGGAAATCATAGCTAATAAATTGAACATGAACGTAATCATACCTCAAAATACGACTGCCGATATATTTGTTCCTGATTTTCAAGGTAAAACTTACAAGAAATTTACTGTTGGACCGGGTAATTACCACTATAGCAGATAGCAGCAGTTCGGTTTATGAATTCGAAAGACCGAAATATTTATAAAAGTCATATATTCGATTATAATCAGATATAATCAAACAATGGCTTTTAATACAGAGATTCTGATCCGGTTTTTGTTGGCTCTTTTATGGGGAGGGCTTGTAGGTGCAGAAAGGGAATATCATGGTAAAGCTGCGGGTTTTCGTACTACCATCATGATATCATTTGGCGCATGCTTTTTCACGTTGATGTCAATGGCTATAGGAGCGCCTAATAACGCCGATAGGATTGCTTCTAACGTTGTTACCGGGATAGGCTTTCTTGGTGCAGGTGTAATTTTCAGGGGCGAAAACCGGGTGAATGGTATTACCACAGCAGCTACCATCTGGGCTGTCGCTGCCGTAGGTATGGGTATCGGTGCAGGTTTTTACTTAGCGGCCGGATGTGCCAGCGTGATGATCTTGTTCATATTGGCTGTGCTTCCATTTTTTCAAAAGAAGATTGACTATTACAACCAATCCAAAACATTTAATATCAAATGCCCGGTATCAGCAAACGGCATCGAGTTATGTGAAAATATGATGAGGCATCACAGGCTTAAATTCAAACTGATTAAAAGAGTGAAAGATGGCGAATACATTTTTTTAACATGGCAGCTTCAGGGACGTTCAGCTAAAATGGATATGTTCATTAATTCAATTATTGATACCCCCGCTATTGAGCATTTTGAGTATTCCTGATAGATACTGGGATATTACTCTGCCATAAACCCAAGAATAGCTAACAGCCCTTCGTTATTTGATTATTTTATTACTTTGCTGCAATGGAACCAATACTTCTATCCGCGTCGCTGGCCCGTAAAATCATTCTGCATGCAGCCGGACTGGCCCAAAAGGCTCAGTTCGGAACCGGCCGCGAAGCCGTTTACCGTTTGATAGATCAACTTGGCTTTGTGCAACTTGATACGAACTATGTGGTTGAACGGGCTCATCACCATGTGATGGCTGCGCGCATTCCGGATTATGATGTGAACTGGTTGGCAGAACTCACGGAAGATGGGCTTATTTTTGAATACTTTACTTCTGATGCCGGCTATTTGCCTATGCATGATTTCCGTTTTTCCCTCCCGGTTAAACAAGCCTTTGCCGACAGGCATAAAACAACCGACAAGCAGGAAATAAATCTGATGAAACAGGTACTTGACCGGGTAGAACGCGAGGGACCGCTGATGGTTGGCGATTTTGAAAATGACCGAGTGGAGGCAAGTTCAGGCTGGTGGGACTGGCGCCCCGCGAAGGTTGCCCTTGAACGATTATACCTTGATGGTGAACTGATGATCGCCCGTACCAAGGCTTTTCATAAGAGGTATGATTTGCCCATGAACATGGTACCGGACGACACCGATATCACTGTACCTACAGATCAGGAATACGCACGTTTCGTAATCAGACGAACGTTAAAAGCATTAGGCATTGCCTACGCTAAAGAGATGGCCTGGCGGGCCCGATATGTAAAAGGCAACCTGGTTAAACAGGAACTTGCGAAGATGGTAACCGAGGGAGAATTACTTACTGTTCAAATAGAAGGATTGAAAAGCGCAACACTTTATATGCTGCCCGATCAACCGACGGCCATTGAATTGTCCGGCGAAGCATTCATTCTATCCCCCTTTGATATCCTGAATGTATTTCGTCATCGTTTAAAAGATTTTTTTGGTTTTGACTACCAGATAGAATGCTTTGTACCTGCAGCCAAACGTAAGTACGGATACTTTAGTCTGCCCATATTGGTCGGTGATACCTTTGTTGCCAGAATGGATGCCAAAGCCGACCGCAAACAAAAAGTATTGATTGTTCATAACCTGCACTTTGAAGGTCTGGAGTTGGGTGAAGCAGCGATAACAAAAATTATAAGTGCTCTGAAAGCATTTGTACATTTTAACCAATGCCGGGACATTGAATTTAAAAAATCAAACACCCCGGCTTACCTGGACGCTATTGCGAGTGGTTTCCATTAAAACCATCAACATTTTTAGTCATTCTCCGGATGCCTGTAATCACCGAAAGGATGTTTTACCGTGCGCTTTAACGGAATCTGCATCCCCCCTGTTTGCTCAAGCCAGTCATAAAGTTCATTTGCCATTTTCTTTACTGTATCCGCGTATTCGGGTTTGGCAATCAGGTTTACACGCTCCGCAGGGTCTTTTTCCAGGTCATAAAGTTCGTTGGTGTCCCAAACGCCCTGGTTACGGATATACTTGAACTTATCAGTTCGCACGCCGTAAATAACAGGCGTCATCGGGAAATCATACTCCCAGTAATATTCATAAAAGATTTTATCCCGCCATTGTGTGGAATCTCCTTTAAGCAATTGTATAAACGATTTGCCGGGCATGTTGGTTGGTTGCTTTAAACCGGCAGCCTGTAAAATGGTTGGCGCTATATCGATATTCTGAACCATTTTATTGATGGTTTTGCCACCGCTAAACAGATCAGGGCAACGCACCAGGAAAGGTACTTTAACCGATTCTTCATAGAAATGACGTTTATCAATCAAGCCGTGTTCGCCAAAACTAAAGCCGTTATCGCCCATATAAATCACCAAAGTATTCTTGTCCAATCCCTCTTTTTTAAGATAGTCCATCACCTGCCCTATACTTTCATCAACACCCAATAGGGTTTCGCAGTATGACTGCACTAATTCTTCTACGTTTTGGTGCGTATGATAAATGTAATCTACACCGTGCCAGCTGTACCGTTGTTGCTTAACCCATTCTGGCCAGCCCAATTTTTTATACTCATCTGTCTGGGTTTGATAATAAGTAGATGGTAAGGGGTATTTCAGGTTTTTATATAAACCAAGATGCCTTTTAGCAGGCTGCATAGGCGCGTGAACCGCTTTATGGGATAGGTATAAAAAGAATGGTTTTGATTTATTCCTGTTTTTTAGCCAGCCCAATGCATGTTCGGTCAACAGATCGGTAATGTAGGTGGAGTCGCCATATGTTACACGTTTACCGTCGATATTAAGCGTAAGATTATAGTAAACACCCTGCCCCTTAAAACTCTCCCAATGATTAAAGCCCGGGCGGGGAAAGTCATCATCATTTCCCATATGCCATTTACCGAAAAAGGCAGTCTGGTACCCGGCTTTCTGCAGGTACTGCGGAAAATAAGTGAGGTTTGGCGGTTCGGGCGCATTGTTATCTACAATGGTATGTACGTGCGAGTAAGCACCAGTCAATATCGACGCGCGACTGGGCGAACATAAAGACGTTGTTACAAATGCATTCTTAAACCATGCCCCTTCATGGTATAGCTTATCAAGATTAGGCGTTTTGAGCCATGGCACACGACCAGTAAACCCCATGAAATCAAAACGGTGATCATCGGTCAAAATAAAAATAACGTTTCTTGGTTTTTCACCTTTAATCTTTTCAAGCGCT includes:
- a CDS encoding glycoside hydrolase family 78 protein, yielding MRTPFLIGCLLFSWYTTSAQIAIKNLLTENLKNPICIDAQNPRFSWQLTEKYNKAVIQQAYELQVDSSTFDNKSHSPLWSSGKINSDQSVYIPYSGKLLLSGRKYFWRVRVWDTKGVVSAWSEQAFWKMGLLSTPDWHAQWIVPASNDTVNAAAPLLRNNFSLNKKVLEATAYISSHGFYEAQLNGHKIGDSFLTPGWTSYNKRLQYQAYDVTSLLTEGENAIGVTLGSGWYRSPLGPYTPRANFYGDKTALLMEIRIVFTDGSTKIISSDKNWKSSTGALRFAEIYNGCIIDSRLEKSGWTNPAFNDQDWLPVRVMAYPKNTLTATYNETVKQHEVFKPIKIITTPRGEKVIDFGQNLVGWVKVTLKGHAGDSIKIAHAEVLDKAGEFYTENLRAAKAENIYILKDTVKRTFEPQFSWQGFRYIKIKGIKGPLNPDDFTAVAIYSDMKASGSFSCSNPLLNQLQHNIQWGQKGNFLDVPTDCPQRDERLGWTGDAQVFSRTAAFNMDVHNFFTKWLKDVAADQYKSGSIPYVIPDVFTNGTDEVGGSSGWGDVSTIIPWNMYYAYGDKKILENQFQSMKAWVNYIQKQTRNGLWVTGNHFGDWLFYSVNDDRDGISAITNKYLIAQCFYAYSTRILTNSAKVLNKKADEEYYAKLLTQIKQAFVNEYVTANGLISSDTQTAYVLALEFDMLPVNLRQQAAARLVKNIELYHGHLTTGFLGTPYLCDALSKFGYADVAYKLLLQDTYPSWLYPIKQGATTIWERWDGIKTDGSFEEPSMNSYNHYAYGAIGDWMYRNIAGIMPAAPGYKKIIIKPVIGGGLSWAEGKYECPYGSISCKWEIIANKLNMNVIIPQNTTADIFVPDFQGKTYKKFTVGPGNYHYSR
- a CDS encoding MgtC/SapB family protein encodes the protein MAFNTEILIRFLLALLWGGLVGAEREYHGKAAGFRTTIMISFGACFFTLMSMAIGAPNNADRIASNVVTGIGFLGAGVIFRGENRVNGITTAATIWAVAAVGMGIGAGFYLAAGCASVMILFILAVLPFFQKKIDYYNQSKTFNIKCPVSANGIELCENMMRHHRLKFKLIKRVKDGEYIFLTWQLQGRSAKMDMFINSIIDTPAIEHFEYS
- a CDS encoding winged helix-turn-helix domain-containing protein, whose amino-acid sequence is MEPILLSASLARKIILHAAGLAQKAQFGTGREAVYRLIDQLGFVQLDTNYVVERAHHHVMAARIPDYDVNWLAELTEDGLIFEYFTSDAGYLPMHDFRFSLPVKQAFADRHKTTDKQEINLMKQVLDRVEREGPLMVGDFENDRVEASSGWWDWRPAKVALERLYLDGELMIARTKAFHKRYDLPMNMVPDDTDITVPTDQEYARFVIRRTLKALGIAYAKEMAWRARYVKGNLVKQELAKMVTEGELLTVQIEGLKSATLYMLPDQPTAIELSGEAFILSPFDILNVFRHRLKDFFGFDYQIECFVPAAKRKYGYFSLPILVGDTFVARMDAKADRKQKVLIVHNLHFEGLELGEAAITKIISALKAFVHFNQCRDIEFKKSNTPAYLDAIASGFH
- a CDS encoding sulfatase, translated to MKIFHAISRRLNGAGKTWMLLAITTCSFVYTHAQTAKRSLALEKIKGEKPRNVIFILTDDHRFDFMGFTGRVPWLKTPNLDKLYHEGAWFKNAFVTTSLCSPSRASILTGAYSHVHTIVDNNAPEPPNLTYFPQYLQKAGYQTAFFGKWHMGNDDDFPRPGFNHWESFKGQGVYYNLTLNIDGKRVTYGDSTYITDLLTEHALGWLKNRNKSKPFFLYLSHKAVHAPMQPAKRHLGLYKNLKYPLPSTYYQTQTDEYKKLGWPEWVKQQRYSWHGVDYIYHTHQNVEELVQSYCETLLGVDESIGQVMDYLKKEGLDKNTLVIYMGDNGFSFGEHGLIDKRHFYEESVKVPFLVRCPDLFSGGKTINKMVQNIDIAPTILQAAGLKQPTNMPGKSFIQLLKGDSTQWRDKIFYEYYWEYDFPMTPVIYGVRTDKFKYIRNQGVWDTNELYDLEKDPAERVNLIAKPEYADTVKKMANELYDWLEQTGGMQIPLKRTVKHPFGDYRHPEND